One genomic window of Paenibacillus xylanilyticus includes the following:
- a CDS encoding S-layer homology domain-containing protein — translation MRKPLKKSLALLLMLSMVSPTFADRSFAADQKIQFSDIKGHWAEANIQAWGDEGLIRGYLDRSFKPNNEITRAEFMNLVNGAFGYAGQAAINFNDVSEDAWYYQAVSTASAAGYMDGYADQTMKPQHPITRQEAAKIIAGILNLDLNEGAANAFSDASSIADWSKGAVGGTAAAKIISGYSDGSFKPLQSITRAEAVSALFNALEIDSNADAKPFKPKGSANVLNVEPPAEEARLSAVEHGGNADDGTLKNIAATNPFIDILDGFEQVWSMNQSEWRDGTAATKPGVKGEVAKYGDGPTPYYDGFKNDQKTAVADQKTFANEEIRNQATWVANIKYVEDVTQNRTDEEALAAYYDDQRDKIYSMMEAFGPLANTYVDIVKPTTSVERDIKDMDVVLTEETAEDQSQGMGSDWAKTELADMVALVDLVRFKIPSSSNPSKYFYSSPRPWRMNSNGEVKEVVDENGLAVWETLGKGEVTEEPLASGGTKTTGEKHFQQYESNVEIIPALSYVRRIAEDGRGKDGAFPSGHTSASYLSVLPFAYATPERFSEFLTRAAQMGENRIVTGMHSPLDVIGARIQATAMAAYAFNKEENQELMEKAYTNAGEVFGALAEKENMSLYEYAHAVTEDYTFKSAYDEKKWEDHDANKAFYRDKLTYGLPQTGIKGLAPEVPLGAEALLKTRQPYLNDEQRREVLYTTSIDSGYPVLDESNGWGRLDLVTAADGYGAFINNVTVDMDASKGRFNAEDWWRNDISGSGMLTKKGTGTLTMTGNNSYTGGTLLQAGTLVAESATAFGLGDLYVENGKVIVQADGALKLNRNFTMDNGTLELVMDDDNSQVNVGKKLYLDGGNLNLDLSNYKIEGSKDITLMTAGVIKGEFDQVTADGYDVQVTYEKDRIIAHVVAK, via the coding sequence ATGAGAAAACCACTAAAAAAATCACTGGCATTACTTCTAATGTTGTCTATGGTAAGCCCAACGTTTGCAGATCGGAGCTTTGCAGCCGATCAGAAGATTCAGTTTTCTGATATTAAGGGACACTGGGCGGAAGCGAACATTCAAGCATGGGGTGATGAAGGACTGATCCGGGGTTATCTGGATCGTTCATTCAAACCAAACAACGAGATTACGAGAGCAGAATTTATGAATCTGGTGAATGGTGCTTTTGGATATGCAGGACAAGCTGCCATTAACTTTAATGATGTTTCTGAGGATGCATGGTATTATCAGGCCGTTTCTACAGCTAGTGCGGCTGGATATATGGATGGTTATGCGGATCAAACGATGAAACCTCAACATCCGATCACACGTCAGGAAGCGGCCAAAATCATTGCTGGCATTCTGAATCTGGACCTGAATGAGGGAGCTGCGAATGCATTTAGCGATGCTTCGTCCATTGCGGATTGGAGCAAAGGAGCTGTAGGCGGAACTGCCGCAGCAAAAATTATTTCCGGATATTCGGATGGAAGCTTCAAACCCCTTCAATCCATCACACGTGCAGAAGCTGTAAGTGCACTTTTTAATGCCTTGGAAATAGACTCTAACGCAGATGCTAAACCATTCAAGCCAAAGGGCTCGGCTAATGTGCTGAATGTGGAACCCCCTGCCGAAGAAGCTCGTCTGTCTGCAGTGGAACATGGAGGCAATGCGGACGACGGCACGTTGAAAAATATTGCGGCAACGAATCCATTTATTGATATCTTGGACGGTTTTGAACAAGTCTGGTCCATGAACCAATCGGAATGGAGAGATGGGACAGCTGCGACGAAACCGGGAGTTAAGGGAGAGGTTGCAAAGTATGGCGATGGACCGACCCCCTATTATGATGGCTTTAAAAATGATCAAAAGACAGCCGTCGCCGACCAAAAAACATTCGCAAACGAGGAAATTCGAAATCAAGCGACTTGGGTCGCTAACATCAAATATGTAGAAGATGTGACGCAAAATCGTACCGATGAAGAGGCGTTAGCAGCCTATTACGATGACCAGAGAGATAAGATCTACAGTATGATGGAAGCTTTTGGCCCACTGGCTAACACATATGTAGATATCGTTAAGCCAACGACAAGCGTCGAAAGAGATATCAAGGATATGGATGTTGTCTTGACCGAAGAAACGGCAGAAGACCAAAGCCAGGGAATGGGAAGTGATTGGGCTAAAACGGAGCTTGCAGACATGGTAGCTCTGGTGGATCTGGTTCGATTCAAAATTCCTTCATCCTCCAACCCTTCGAAATACTTCTACTCTTCCCCAAGACCATGGAGAATGAATTCGAACGGAGAAGTGAAAGAGGTTGTCGATGAGAATGGTTTGGCTGTGTGGGAAACCTTAGGTAAGGGTGAAGTGACAGAAGAGCCTTTGGCTTCAGGAGGAACAAAAACAACGGGAGAAAAGCATTTCCAACAATACGAAAGCAACGTGGAAATTATTCCTGCATTAAGCTATGTACGAAGAATAGCGGAGGATGGACGAGGTAAGGATGGAGCATTCCCAAGCGGTCATACCAGTGCTTCGTATCTGTCTGTGCTTCCTTTTGCCTACGCCACGCCAGAACGATTCTCTGAATTTTTAACAAGAGCTGCTCAAATGGGTGAAAATCGCATTGTGACCGGGATGCACTCGCCGCTTGATGTCATAGGTGCAAGAATTCAAGCGACAGCCATGGCTGCATATGCCTTCAACAAGGAAGAGAACCAGGAATTGATGGAAAAGGCATATACCAATGCAGGAGAAGTATTCGGAGCATTGGCAGAAAAAGAAAATATGAGTTTGTACGAATATGCACACGCGGTAACAGAGGATTATACCTTTAAAAGTGCATATGACGAAAAGAAATGGGAAGATCATGATGCCAATAAAGCCTTCTATCGCGATAAACTCACATATGGACTGCCACAAACAGGAATCAAAGGTTTGGCTCCTGAAGTGCCATTAGGAGCAGAGGCGCTATTGAAGACACGCCAGCCTTATTTGAACGATGAGCAGCGTAGAGAAGTGTTGTATACGACATCCATTGATTCCGGTTATCCGGTTCTGGACGAGTCTAACGGTTGGGGCAGATTGGACTTGGTGACGGCAGCGGATGGCTACGGTGCATTCATAAACAATGTAACCGTAGATATGGATGCTTCCAAAGGGCGTTTCAATGCAGAGGATTGGTGGAGAAATGATATCTCCGGCAGTGGGATGCTGACGAAAAAGGGAACAGGAACACTTACCATGACAGGCAATAACAGTTACACAGGCGGAACGCTGCTGCAGGCAGGAACGCTGGTGGCTGAATCTGCAACTGCCTTTGGTCTCGGTGATCTGTATGTGGAGAATGGAAAAGTCATCGTTCAAGCGGATGGAGCATTAAAATTAAATAGAAACTTTACCATGGACAATGGAACGTTGGAATTGGTTATGGACGATGATAACAGTCAGGTTAATGTTGGTAAAAAGCTGTATCTGGATGGTGGAAACCTCAATCTGGACTTGTCCAACTATAAGATCGAAGGTTCCAAGGATATAACTTTAATGACCGCTGGCGTAATTAAAGGTGAATTCGACCAAGTCACAGCGGATGGTTATGACGTTCAGGTTACTTATGAAAAGGATCGCATCATTGCACATGTTGTAGCGAAATAA